cctaattgattttacattggcattgtttccgtggtaccgtaACCCATTACATGccgccaccacggaatgcggtattaagaggtcatggtcatttcacgtatttctgtaaGATCAGGTTGGCTGGCTTGACCGCAGCTCATTCTGCTAAGTTACTGACTATACTGCAACGTATTCTCAGAGAACGGTTCCTATGATATCATACCAATTTAACTCTATGTctttaatgtacagttacgttATTAACATAAAGGTGCAGATTTCCACGTAGCACTGTGAACGCAGTGCAGTGTCCGCTCACAATGATGGAGAGCCATACAGTCTTGCAATGATGGCGTCTGGATCAGCAGGCCCACCCACTGGAGCTAGCACACAGGTAAGAAATGTTCAAAACCAGAGGTCGTTTTGTGACAACATACAATGTTTCTGACGTCTTTAAGTGGTGAATTGGCAAAGCTGGAAGTTAAGCATAAGCATAGGGTTAACGTTAGCATCGAGTAGCTTAAtattatttagcatttagacAGTAGTACGTAGCTACTGcatgaaaaacacagataataaactagaaaagcactcagagagtgcagacctccaccaagtagatgatattccctccccctctgcatcagattttgcagcctgcatcacaattaggttatttgcatcactaccattattaggttatatatgtcttcaccatggagacactgtggtgtatttatttagtttttattttgtaccaacaaagaatataatatgttttttttgtgtttttcactttctttttttccaacacagaacattaatttcaactacatgaattacaacaatatttagcaagtagaacaagaagtgctttccggccaccagatggcactaCTTTCACCGTCTatagaaattggaattgctgctgaggctgtcagacaatagactttatttattattttatccactttgcttcaacaaaacaccaccaaaattttatcatctgttccttgtcccattatccacctttcctgaaaatttcatcaaaatccgtttataacttttatttagttattttgcagacaaacaaacaaacagacaaacaaaaagacaaacagaccaacgccggcgaaaacataacctccttggcgaaGGTAATAAATGGAATAAGGGCGGTGCTGTTTTGGCTGCGGGAATGCATGGGGTGCTGAAAAAACCTGCAGCAGCCCGGTGGAAAACGTCGATCCATGCTACAGTATGACTTTGGCCTGATGCTATCAGCTAGTGTTTGTGAATTGTACTCCTTAcagcagtgattcccaaccttGGGTCAGGACCTCAAATGGGGTTGCCAGATACTTCAATTACAATTAAATTCATCTTTATAATGTTAAATACACAAACTCAGCCACCCAATTAAATATGGCGGGTTAAGAGAGAGCGTTATAATACATGTTTTAAACAGATATAGCCCATATTCGTAGCTACATagctttttttcattattcattgTTCAATTTGACACATTGTTTATTCAACATTAGTTTGAAGCCTTGATcgaaaaaacatattaaaacatacaaaaaaaagtgtctgtGGTCGTCTGGGGTCACCAAAGTTTTTCAAAGTGGGGTCATGAGCCAAAGAAGGCTGGGAACTACTGGCTTAGAGTTTTGCCATTaatgtatattatatttgttAAATTCTGTGCTTGCCAGAATGTCAACAATAATCCAACAGTTGCTGCATCTGCGCAGAGACTTAGAAATGTGACCACAGAGAACCTCTCTCAGGGACAGCAAGCGCAAGGAGGAAAGCAGAAACAGGAATCCTCCTCTGTAGATCAAGAGATGGCCAGGTTATAGATGTCAtggaattttatttttgttttttatttatgttaatttgAAGGTAATTTCACTAGTTGGTGTTATATATGTATTATGATCATGTTTTAAACATAacgaatgtaaaaaaaacaaacaaaaaaaacacaaaaaactactcaaacaataaatcaaaacaGGGGAAACGGGATGTATGTACGAGTGTGTGGGTGTAGGCTATGAGTGACAGTATGGGTGTAAAGAAGAAAGCTAGCGACATGCTAATAAACAAGAACACTAGCAACGGTTGCTATGGTAACAGTAAACAAACCCACAGCTGGTATGGCTCTGGCTAGTTGTTGACCACTTTCGCAAGTCCTAGTGAGTTCATATCGCAAATAGGTGCatggtgtgagtgtgagtgcatTAGCCCTATGCTTcagttttcaattttcaattttatttataaagcccaatatcacagatcacaatttgcctcacagggctttacagcatacaacatccctctgtccttatgaccctcacagcagataaggaaaactccccccaaaaaaatctttaacagggaaaaaatggtagaaacctcaggaagagcaactgaggagggatccctcttccaggacggacagacgtgcaatagatgtcgtacagaacagatcaacatgataaattaacagtaatccgtatgacacaatgagacagagagagagagagagagagagagagagagacagagagagagagagagagagagagacagagagagagagatagatgcaggacagacggtaatgacagtagcttacaacaacattaattaaagtaataatattataataataattacggctattgtggtacaatatgttgaaaatatatattaatatctgatagtatacatatgtgacaataatcatatgtgtataataacagtagaagtatgactaatgataacagcagtagcaggaggcatcaggcaggaccacggcagcagccgtcacactatccaggcaccgctgtgatataaGTTGACTTATGCTTAACTTCCAGCTTTGCCAATTCACCACTTAAAGATGTCAGAAACATTGTATGTTGTCACAAAACGACCTCTCATTCTGAacatttctctcctgtgtgctGGCTCCAGCAGGTGGGCCTGCTGAACCGGACACCATCATCGCAAGACTGTATGGCTCTCCATCATTGCGCTGCATTCACAGTGCTACGTTGTAATCCGAAAATGTCAgagtaaattttaaaaaaggcgATATTTCGgggtgttggtggcttagtggtagagcaggccccccatgtacaaggctgttgccgcagcggcccggttcgactccagcctgtggccctttgctgcatgtcactccctctctcactccccctttcacgcttgactgtcctatcaaataaaggctaaaaatgcccttaaaaatatctttaaaaaaaaaggcgatATTTAGATAAACTTACCATGTATTGAAGAATATTAAAACTTAATAAAGTGACATATTAACAGCCTTAGCTTTACActggaaattaaaacaaatttagaCGTGCAGGATATTCGTGCATGCTGtgcaaatggaagtttgtcactgacATCAGTTTTTTCACTGCCAATCACATGGTGTTGCCTACATAAAGTGTTGAGCTGAATTATTTTAGTTTCTACGTTCCCTGAAGACAACGTGATAGGGGAAGGTCCCTAGGCTTTTTGTTAAGCTGTCTgtcatgattccacacccctctcagttgatgccacgcccccACGCTAGATCAGGgccaaaagtctgaaactgaaaagaaaggatctgaaagtgaaaaaagattttaaactgtaaaaaataagatctgaatttGAAAAGATAAAATGTGCAATTGAAAGAAATAGGATCTCAACTATCTATATATATGAAAGTGAGAAATGAACCAGAGTGAAtcataattatatttaacctgaaaaaactttttgtacacttatttttatcttGAATACgctgatgtatttttttcaaaactcaAGATCAAAACTtgaattttcagtttattttttcaagtacaaaacattcGGCCCCAATATAGCACCATGGTGtctcctgtttgtgtttgtgtaaatgtaGCTGCCGTATAAAGTAATTTCCTGTAAGGATCAATGTATATATCTATCTCCGTGTAGGTAATTGTGGCAACTGAGTCAAAGTCATGTAGACATCTCAAAGTGTTGTTGTCTGACAaatacccccccacccccacctcaaattataataaaaaataataaaagataaagcCAACAGGCCTACTGACACTAATTTAAGACAAACTAAATCGATATCCTTTTAAATAACAAAAGCTAAACTGAAATGAGCAAACCCActctgtatttttgtatttgtttttatgggGTCAAAAGCAACTTTTTGCCCCAGGACCCTGTGGCAATTTAATGTGGCCCTGCTTATCTACAAATCATTGACATGTTGCTGGGCTAAGTGAAAGCTCCCACCACTGATGTGGAGAAAACATATAAGGTATATTAGGAGATTAGATTTATTTTCAATAGTAACTGAAAACAAAGACTAATGGTTTTTGTCCTTTGAGGATTAAAAATTCCGACTTGCTGGAAAAGTGAAAAGAGGGAGTTTCCTTCCTGTTCTGTGAAAATGCATTGTGATTAATTCTTTTGGGAAAGCGGTCTGTTGTTTATGAAACCTTGAATTAATTATGAAATCATGTATATAACTTTTTTACCCGTGGAGTCAGGATTGAAtagaagaacaaaaacaaaagcaggctGTGGCGAGTAGGCTAATTTTTCCGACTGAGAACATGACTGAGTTATTCAGACACACCAACATGATGGAAGACTGCTGCACATCcacaaacataaatacataattttTTTAACCTCTCGAGGCAGAGCTCTTACCACTAATGGAAAGGTGCAGCAAATGTAGACCACAGTGATTATCGCCAGCGGCAGGAGATGCTCCACTTCCTCCGTCATGGACAGAGACCTTTGGTACCTGGTGTGCGCCGACACTGCACGACTGCGTCCTTTGCGCCTCCTGTGCATCCTCACCAAGTGGATAATGACTGATATGTTGCACACCACCGTGCTGGACATCATGATGAGAATGAAAGATGCGTACAATACGATGTAAACTATAGCCTCCCCTTCATCGTGGCTCATCTTCAGGAAGCACCATGTCCCCGGGCAGTACTGCACGTATTTACCGAAACCGAAAAAAGGAACGACGCAGAACAGGATGCTGCTCAGGTAAATAAGAGGAATAGTGATGTAACCAAAGCGTTTGCTCAGGTGCCTCTCGTAAAAGTAAGGGTGACCTATGGAGATGTAGCGCTCGAGCGCAAGTGCGCACAGGATAGCCAGCGTGGAGAGGCTCAGGAAGGTCATGCTGAAGCCAAAATAGGAGCACAGCACCCTGTCTGAATTCATTCCCACTAGAGATGTATTCCGAGCATAAGATGTCAGCACAATAGGACTCACAGAGCTGGAACCAAGCAGGTCCGTCATGAGGAGCGCAGTTACCAGACTCCGGTACAGGGACGGACTGGTCCGCTTGCGCCGCAACTCCAACAGGACCAGCGCCACGATATTGCCCAGGACACCGGACGAGAACATCACCCCAGATGTGATGGGCTGTCCGCACCGTACGTAGACAATGTCATAGCAAGAATGATTTGCCATAGACGTTCAAATGACAATCAAAGCCAGTAAACTTCAGAGCTGTTCTCCTCAAACTCAGCCGTTTGAACTGCGAACTTTACAACCACAGAGCTGGGGTTTGCGCCCCGCCCCTTATCCGATCAACTCGGCTTCTACGGAAAAACGCAAAAGAATGACAAACACACTTAGTAAGAGACAGATGGCGCGCAGCAGTACAATAATCCAGCAGTGTTGCTGGATCTtatttcatcactgcagcttaGAATAACATCAGGCGACGTAACAAGAGACAACATATACATATTCACATGAATCatatatattatacatacaCATCAAGTTCTACATGTAATTGTGATATGACATCACATCACTTCTGCATCAGTTCAAATGAAATGATTTTTCCTATAgcaggaaataaaagaaaagccAAGTAATAGCAACCttcatatgaatgaatgaatgagcatTATTTATAGCACCTTCCATGCAGAAAGTGCTTTACAGTTCAGCAGCAGATACAAACACAGCGAAGAGATAAAATCATGCAATTATACAACACTCATTCAATGAGAAATTAGGGGGGGTGGCATTAAATAGCCTATGAAAACAGACAAGTGCTAGTTATAGGCTGTATTAAAAAGATGGGTTTTGAGTTGAAGAACTTGCCACTTATGCTGAGGAACTTGCAACTACTACATCAGCAGAGCAAAAAGCATCATTAAAGACTGCTCTCACCCTGGTCACCAACTCTTTAAACTGTTGCCATCTGGCAGGTGCTACAGAGCTGCCAAAACACAAACCACCAGACTCAGAGACAGTTTCTCTCCCACAGCCATCAGCACACTAAATAAGACAAAAATCAAATAAGGTTTACCACAGCCAATAGGCAATAAATGCTTTCTAGcttccagctttcaagagctgTTGTTTAAAACTGTCCACTGAGCCAGAAAGTCTAATATTTAAAGACAGGGTGTTCCATATGTTTGGAGCGTGGTAGCTAAAACAAGCATGCCCAGAAGTTATTGTAGTGACATTAGGAACAGTATAAAGAGCAGGATGCATCCATTTACCATTGTTCTTTTTG
The sequence above is drawn from the Epinephelus moara isolate mb chromosome 12, YSFRI_EMoa_1.0, whole genome shotgun sequence genome and encodes:
- the LOC126398868 gene encoding prostaglandin E2 receptor EP2 subtype-like isoform X2 — translated: MANHSCYDIVYVRCGQPITSGVMFSSGVLGNIVALVLLELRRKRTSPSLYRSLVTALLMTDLLGSSSVSPIVLTSYARNTSLVGMNSDRVLCSYFGFSMTFLSLSTLAILCALALERYISIGHPYFYERHLSKRFGYITIPLIYLSSILFCVVPFFGFGKYVQYCPGTWCFLKMSHDEGEAIVYIVLYASFILIMMSSTVVCNISVIIHLVRMHRRRKGRSRAVSAHTRYQRSLSMTEEVEHLLPLAIITVVYICCTFPLVFQTFGPDLAWGRGIN
- the LOC126398868 gene encoding prostaglandin E2 receptor EP2 subtype-like isoform X1, which translates into the protein MANHSCYDIVYVRCGQPITSGVMFSSGVLGNIVALVLLELRRKRTSPSLYRSLVTALLMTDLLGSSSVSPIVLTSYARNTSLVGMNSDRVLCSYFGFSMTFLSLSTLAILCALALERYISIGHPYFYERHLSKRFGYITIPLIYLSSILFCVVPFFGFGKYVQYCPGTWCFLKMSHDEGEAIVYIVLYASFILIMMSSTVVCNISVIIHLVRMHRRRKGRSRAVSAHTRYQRSLSMTEEVEHLLPLAIITVVYICCTFPLVLRVYINLTGKGENQLGADLRALRLLSCHTILNPWVFIFLRPTILRVIWRKLRKPHKSACIWGKSSQSKLTEGRSCCAAPEAGKGG